One segment of Tamlana crocina DNA contains the following:
- a CDS encoding AraC family transcriptional regulator translates to MMTEIEIIADNTKEVLQEIQNHIGGTIEEKWSECCLTVSNNKANGTIRFIPFDWGVSLLDYNITFSNNICLKIHASNFNPIRFVYPLSGNFTHKFDVDKHGEDIEQFQSLIYTNKTGGINYLEFPKGVNLKINVIQIVRKQFLKKRTTNISTLNKKLYEIFVDTDHENRYRHYGTLNLKMADHVKRLWKIKTKGMVRILNIEAIVYEILTLHIQQHNKLQQGIPLPTSLIKSELITIRRLAEAILKNPQKITR, encoded by the coding sequence ATGATGACAGAAATTGAAATTATTGCAGACAATACCAAAGAAGTTCTACAAGAAATACAAAACCACATTGGAGGCACGATTGAAGAAAAATGGAGTGAGTGCTGTTTAACGGTAAGCAACAACAAAGCCAATGGAACCATTCGTTTTATTCCTTTTGATTGGGGAGTTAGCCTATTGGATTATAATATCACATTCAGTAATAACATCTGTTTAAAAATACACGCTTCCAACTTTAATCCTATTCGGTTTGTTTACCCGCTTAGTGGCAATTTTACGCATAAATTTGATGTGGATAAACATGGAGAAGACATTGAGCAATTCCAGTCTTTAATCTATACAAACAAAACTGGCGGAATAAATTATTTGGAATTCCCAAAAGGTGTTAACCTGAAAATTAACGTCATTCAAATAGTAAGAAAACAGTTTTTAAAAAAACGCACAACCAATATATCTACCCTAAATAAAAAGCTTTACGAAATTTTTGTTGACACCGATCACGAAAACAGATACAGGCATTACGGCACTTTGAATTTAAAGATGGCCGACCATGTAAAAAGACTTTGGAAGATAAAAACCAAAGGCATGGTTAGGATTTTAAATATTGAAGCCATTGTTTACGAAATTTTAACGCTTCACATCCAGCAACACAATAAATTACAGCAAGGCATACCCTTACCAACTTCATTAATAAAAAGCGAACTTATTACTATAAGGCGTTTGGCAGAGGCCATTTTGAAGAACCCTCAAAAGATTACTCGTTAG
- a CDS encoding site-specific integrase, with product MTTTHTFNVHFWLKRNSARKNGTKTIYARLWIDSKPVDMSTKESVNEIHWCNKRNRVKTRVKYAREINDALDDINSRLKAVYRQLKAEGAPVTSKAVKLRYLGKDRSVKTCRELMDYHRNNEMKKLAKGTIKNYSATEKYICKFILEEFKTDDVPLFQINYSFVVKFENYLRRCTPLKKSQPLNNNGIMKHLERLQKFTTLGFKHGWIKTNPFKLYQLKYEDFDCPFLEQFELDKLKNLSIEKDSMRLVRDIFIFSCYTGLSYIEVKNLCKRDIVNGIDNEQWIMVRRQKSNTPVKLPLLDEALEILERYSEHPNPDNNFVLLNVFSDQKINQYLKKIAKLCHIEKKLTFHVGRHTFATTVALLNDVPIETVSKMLGHTKLSTTQKYARVIEKKISNDMKMLKAKLKDSKQESYNGNLINGHLRIV from the coding sequence ATGACAACTACACACACATTTAACGTCCATTTTTGGCTGAAAAGAAACTCTGCCAGAAAAAATGGGACGAAAACTATCTATGCCCGCCTATGGATAGACAGTAAGCCCGTAGATATGAGCACAAAAGAATCCGTTAACGAAATCCATTGGTGCAATAAAAGAAATAGGGTTAAGACAAGAGTAAAGTATGCCAGAGAAATAAATGATGCACTTGATGATATTAACTCAAGGCTAAAAGCTGTTTATCGACAACTTAAGGCTGAGGGAGCTCCGGTGACTTCTAAGGCCGTAAAGCTGCGATATTTAGGAAAGGATAGATCGGTTAAGACCTGTAGAGAACTTATGGACTATCACAGAAATAATGAAATGAAAAAGCTCGCAAAGGGAACCATTAAGAATTATAGTGCAACGGAAAAATATATCTGCAAGTTTATACTGGAAGAGTTCAAAACAGACGATGTACCGCTGTTCCAAATAAATTATTCTTTTGTTGTCAAATTTGAAAACTATCTTCGTCGCTGTACTCCCTTGAAAAAATCTCAACCTTTAAATAATAATGGAATAATGAAACATCTGGAGCGTTTGCAAAAATTCACCACTTTAGGTTTTAAACATGGATGGATAAAAACAAATCCTTTTAAATTATACCAATTAAAATATGAAGATTTTGACTGTCCATTTCTAGAACAGTTTGAACTAGATAAATTAAAGAATCTATCTATTGAAAAAGATAGCATGCGTTTAGTCCGGGATATATTCATTTTTTCCTGTTATACAGGTTTGAGTTATATTGAGGTTAAGAATTTGTGCAAAAGAGATATAGTGAATGGCATAGACAACGAACAATGGATTATGGTCAGGAGGCAGAAATCGAATACACCAGTAAAGTTGCCACTTTTGGATGAAGCGTTGGAGATTCTTGAAAGGTATTCAGAACACCCCAATCCTGATAATAATTTTGTACTCTTGAATGTATTTAGTGATCAAAAAATTAACCAATATCTCAAGAAAATTGCAAAATTGTGTCATATTGAAAAAAAACTGACCTTTCACGTAGGTAGGCATACCTTTGCAACGACAGTTGCCCTTTTAAATGATGTGCCAATTGAAACGGTTTCAAAAATGTTGGGGCATACCAAATTATCAACTACCCAAAAATATGCTAGAGTTATTGAAAAGAAAATAAGTAATGATATGAAAATGTTGAAAGCAAAACTTAAGGACTCAAAACAGGAATCATATAATGGGAATCTGATAAATGGACACCTAAGGATAGTGTAA
- a CDS encoding DUF1328 domain-containing protein, with product MLRWTIIFIVIALIAGVLGFGGIAGASAGIAKILFFIFLVLFILSILRGAIKK from the coding sequence ATGTTACGTTGGACGATAATATTTATAGTGATTGCGTTAATAGCCGGAGTTTTAGGTTTTGGAGGCATTGCGGGGGCTTCAGCAGGAATTGCAAAAATCTTATTCTTTATTTTTTTAGTGCTTTTTATACTATCAATCTTAAGAGGAGCAATAAAGAAATAA
- a CDS encoding PA2169 family four-helix-bundle protein, translating to MNTYTKEVGKQLNELLQKTYHTQKGFKTAAKHVGNDALESYFKLKAQERHNFGDELTTEFKLYNHPVNSQIQNEHINRAWMDVSAIVSYNDEESMLEEVIKGEKAAVSEYVEIIKNKELPISTKMVMESQKSKIVKGLSRFRTLEELC from the coding sequence ATGAATACCTACACCAAAGAAGTTGGAAAGCAATTAAATGAACTGCTTCAAAAAACATATCATACCCAAAAAGGATTTAAAACAGCTGCAAAACATGTAGGTAATGATGCTTTAGAATCTTACTTTAAATTAAAGGCACAAGAACGCCATAATTTTGGTGATGAACTTACCACAGAGTTTAAGTTGTATAATCATCCTGTGAATTCACAAATCCAGAACGAACATATCAACAGAGCTTGGATGGATGTGAGCGCCATTGTTTCGTATAACGATGAAGAATCGATGTTAGAAGAGGTCATAAAAGGAGAAAAAGCAGCTGTTAGCGAGTATGTTGAAATAATAAAAAATAAAGAACTTCCCATAAGTACCAAAATGGTTATGGAGTCTCAAAAAAGTAAAATTGTAAAGGGTTTGTCGCGCTTCAGAACCTTAGAGGAACTTTGTTAA
- a CDS encoding TolC family protein, with translation MKYIKTIFFLFSILFCLNGSAQQLEKLINEALENNPEIQKFELQYKRVSEKINEVNTIPNTEFGVGYFVSEPETRTGAQRFKVSAKQMLPWFGTITSREDYVTALADAKYEDIVIAKRKLMASVSQSYYKLYANQAKQQVLSDNIKLLETYEIMALTSVEVGKASAVDVLRLQMRQNDLQQLKDVLRQQFLAEQTNFNSLLNRNSTIKVAVVDSLTIPMEDFEVNTENLSVHPELIKFDKLYQSVEKSELLNQKESSPMIGFGLDYINVEERPDMSFSDNGKDIIMPMVSVSIPIFNKRYKSVTKQNELEQQEINYQKQERLNSLKTVLDKAITDRISARISNDTASKNLKQAEDAEQILIKSYETGTIDFNDVLDIQELQLKFQMNQIESVKTYYIQSAIINYLIQ, from the coding sequence ATGAAATATATAAAAACAATCTTTTTTCTTTTTTCTATTCTCTTTTGTCTCAATGGAAGTGCTCAACAGTTAGAAAAATTAATTAATGAAGCGTTAGAAAACAATCCCGAGATTCAAAAATTCGAGTTGCAATACAAAAGAGTTTCAGAAAAAATAAACGAAGTCAACACGATTCCAAACACCGAATTTGGCGTGGGCTACTTTGTTAGCGAACCCGAAACCAGAACAGGTGCACAACGGTTTAAGGTGTCAGCAAAACAAATGTTACCTTGGTTTGGTACAATTACCTCGCGTGAAGATTATGTAACCGCATTGGCAGATGCGAAATATGAAGATATTGTTATTGCCAAACGAAAACTTATGGCTTCGGTATCTCAATCTTACTACAAGCTGTATGCAAACCAAGCAAAACAGCAAGTGCTGAGTGATAATATCAAATTGTTGGAAACCTATGAAATAATGGCCTTGACTTCTGTTGAAGTAGGTAAAGCATCCGCAGTAGATGTATTGCGTTTACAAATGCGGCAAAACGATTTGCAACAATTAAAAGATGTTTTGCGTCAACAGTTTTTGGCAGAACAAACTAATTTCAACAGTCTTTTGAATAGGAATAGTACCATTAAAGTTGCAGTTGTGGATAGCTTAACAATTCCTATGGAAGATTTTGAGGTTAATACTGAAAATCTATCGGTACATCCTGAATTAATAAAGTTCGATAAACTGTATCAATCTGTAGAAAAATCGGAATTACTAAACCAAAAAGAAAGTAGCCCAATGATTGGTTTCGGGTTGGATTATATCAATGTAGAAGAACGGCCAGATATGAGTTTTTCAGACAATGGTAAAGATATTATTATGCCAATGGTATCGGTTTCAATCCCCATTTTTAATAAAAGATATAAATCGGTTACCAAGCAAAACGAACTGGAGCAACAGGAAATCAATTATCAAAAACAAGAGCGCTTAAACAGTTTAAAAACTGTTTTAGATAAAGCTATTACCGACCGCATTTCAGCAAGAATTAGCAATGATACAGCATCTAAAAATCTGAAACAAGCTGAAGATGCAGAGCAAATTCTCATTAAAAGCTATGAAACAGGAACCATTGATTTTAATGATGTTTTGGATATTCAGGAATTGCAGTTGAAGTTTCAAATGAACCAGATTGAATCTGTGAAGACCTACTATATTCAGAGTGCTATAATTAATTATTTAATTCAGTAA
- a CDS encoding efflux RND transporter permease subunit: MLNKSIKLLIENKLVAVLLLVLFIGWGTVNAPFNWDTGFLPSNPVAVDAIPDIGENQQIVFTKWDGRSPQDIEDQITYPLTTSLLGIPGVKTIRSSSMFGFSSIYIIFEEDIEFYWSRSRILEKLNSLPSGLLPDGVNPALGPDATGLGQIFWYTLEGRDGNGNVTGGWDLHELRSIQDYYVKYALSSASGVSEVASIGGYVQEYQVDVNPEFMRQYNIGLQHIVKAVKESNRDIGAQTLEINQAEYLVRGLGYVKSIADIENAVVTSEDYTSIKIKDVANVSLGPATRRGILDKEGAEVVGGVVVARYGANPMEVINNVKAKINELSAGLPTKTLADGRTSQVTIVPFYDRTELIQETLGTLNEALTLEILITILVIIIMVFNLRASVLISGLLPVAVLMVFIAMKLFGVDANIVALSGIAIAIGTMVDVGVILSENIIRHLDENGNKLPINTVVYNATAEVSGAIVTAVMTTIISFIPVFTMIGAEGKLFRPLAFTKTFALTASIIVALFLIPPFAAFLFRKKSIQKHFKYALNGVLIVLGITAIYFGYWLGIILIAFGVTALLNLQNKISDKQGNFANIIISASAIVFLLAEYWRPLGVNESIFLNLIFVAIICFGLLGVFALFIKYYTRILRWCLDNKLLFLSIPTAIVIAGFFIMKNTGKEFMPSLNEGSFLLMPTSMPHSGVEENKRVLQQLDMAVASIPEIKTVVGKAGRTESALDPAPLSMYENIIQYKPEYMLNDKGERQRYKVNNDGEYVLKNGMSLRAEQREAWQSLNAKEQLIPDDDGEFYRNWRPEIQSPDDIWNEIVKVTKLPGVTSAPKLQPIETRLVMLQTGMRAPMGIKIKGQDLKQIEAFGMKLETILKEAEGVKDEAVFADRIVGKPYLLIDIDREKIARYGVSIEEVQNVLKVAVGGMSLTQTVEGRERYGVRVRYPRELRANPTDLEQIYVPVEKGSPVPLSELATIRYEQGPQVIKSEDTFLVGYVLFDKMDGYAEVNVVENAQAMIQSKIDAGELIVPKGINYQFTGTYENQLRAEKTLSVVVPLALAIIFLILYFQFRSVGTSLMVFTGIAVAFAGGFLMIWLYGQSWFLNFSVFGENLRDLFQMHTINLSVAVWVGFIALFGIATDDGVVMATYLTQTFDRNSPETKKEIRASIVEAGEKRIRPCLMTTATTILALLPVLTSTGRGSDIMIPMAIPSFGGMLIALITLFVVPVLYSWKAEVQLKRASK, encoded by the coding sequence ATGCTAAACAAAAGCATCAAACTTTTAATAGAAAACAAGCTCGTAGCTGTACTGTTGCTTGTTCTTTTTATAGGATGGGGAACTGTAAATGCACCTTTTAATTGGGATACAGGTTTTCTACCAAGCAATCCAGTAGCTGTAGATGCCATACCAGATATAGGTGAAAACCAACAAATTGTATTTACCAAATGGGATGGTCGTTCGCCACAAGATATAGAAGACCAAATTACTTATCCATTAACCACATCATTACTGGGTATTCCTGGAGTAAAAACCATTCGTAGTTCTTCTATGTTTGGCTTTTCAAGTATCTATATCATTTTTGAAGAAGATATCGAATTTTATTGGAGTAGAAGTCGTATTCTCGAAAAATTAAATTCCTTACCAAGTGGTTTATTACCAGATGGTGTCAATCCTGCATTGGGCCCAGATGCCACAGGATTAGGTCAAATATTTTGGTACACGTTAGAAGGTCGTGATGGAAACGGCAACGTAACTGGCGGATGGGATTTGCACGAATTACGAAGTATTCAAGATTACTATGTGAAATATGCGCTTTCCTCTGCGAGTGGTGTATCGGAGGTCGCATCTATTGGTGGTTATGTTCAGGAATACCAAGTGGATGTAAACCCAGAATTTATGCGTCAATACAATATAGGTTTGCAACATATTGTAAAAGCAGTTAAAGAAAGTAATAGAGATATTGGGGCACAAACCCTTGAAATCAATCAAGCCGAATATCTGGTGCGTGGTTTGGGCTATGTGAAATCCATAGCAGACATCGAAAATGCGGTAGTCACTTCCGAAGATTACACATCTATTAAAATTAAAGATGTGGCCAATGTGTCTTTAGGTCCTGCAACAAGACGTGGTATTCTAGATAAAGAAGGTGCAGAAGTGGTTGGTGGTGTTGTGGTGGCACGTTATGGTGCTAATCCAATGGAAGTCATTAATAATGTAAAAGCCAAAATTAACGAATTAAGCGCAGGACTACCTACAAAAACGTTGGCAGATGGCAGAACATCACAAGTAACTATAGTACCATTTTACGACCGTACAGAATTGATTCAAGAAACGTTAGGCACACTCAATGAAGCCTTAACTTTAGAAATTCTCATTACTATTTTGGTCATTATCATTATGGTATTTAATCTTCGTGCATCGGTATTAATCTCTGGCTTATTACCTGTTGCGGTGTTAATGGTGTTTATAGCAATGAAACTTTTTGGTGTCGATGCTAATATCGTAGCGCTATCTGGTATCGCCATTGCAATTGGTACTATGGTAGATGTTGGTGTCATACTTTCAGAAAACATCATAAGGCATTTAGATGAAAACGGAAACAAATTACCAATAAACACAGTCGTTTATAACGCAACAGCAGAAGTATCTGGTGCAATCGTAACCGCAGTAATGACAACCATTATCAGTTTTATTCCTGTATTTACTATGATTGGTGCTGAAGGAAAATTATTTAGACCATTAGCATTCACAAAAACCTTTGCATTAACAGCTTCGATAATTGTAGCCTTATTTTTAATTCCACCGTTTGCAGCCTTTTTATTCCGAAAAAAGAGCATTCAAAAACATTTTAAATATGCTTTAAACGGTGTTTTAATAGTATTAGGAATAACTGCTATTTACTTCGGGTATTGGTTGGGAATAATACTCATCGCTTTTGGTGTGACAGCTTTATTGAATCTTCAAAACAAGATTTCAGATAAACAGGGAAACTTTGCCAACATTATCATTTCGGCTTCGGCAATCGTATTTTTATTAGCAGAATATTGGCGACCGTTAGGCGTAAACGAAAGCATCTTCTTAAACCTCATTTTTGTAGCTATTATTTGCTTTGGATTATTAGGTGTATTTGCATTATTCATTAAATACTACACACGTATTTTAAGATGGTGTTTAGACAATAAATTATTATTTCTTTCCATACCTACAGCAATTGTCATTGCAGGATTTTTTATAATGAAAAATACAGGTAAAGAGTTTATGCCATCATTAAATGAAGGTTCTTTTCTATTAATGCCTACCTCAATGCCACATTCAGGTGTAGAAGAAAATAAGCGCGTTTTACAACAATTGGATATGGCGGTAGCAAGTATTCCAGAGATAAAAACCGTTGTAGGTAAGGCAGGAAGAACAGAATCAGCTTTAGATCCTGCACCATTGTCAATGTATGAAAATATCATTCAATACAAACCCGAATATATGCTGAATGATAAAGGAGAGCGTCAACGCTATAAGGTCAACAATGATGGTGAGTATGTATTAAAAAACGGAATGTCATTGCGAGCGGAACAACGTGAAGCGTGGCAATCTCTAAATGCAAAAGAACAGTTAATCCCTGACGATGATGGCGAGTTTTACAGAAACTGGCGACCAGAAATACAATCACCAGATGACATTTGGAACGAAATTGTAAAAGTCACCAAATTACCAGGAGTCACATCAGCACCTAAATTACAACCTATTGAAACTCGATTGGTAATGCTACAAACAGGTATGCGTGCACCAATGGGAATCAAAATAAAAGGTCAAGATTTAAAACAGATTGAAGCTTTTGGAATGAAGTTAGAAACCATTTTAAAAGAAGCTGAAGGTGTAAAGGACGAAGCTGTTTTTGCAGACCGTATTGTAGGTAAACCGTATTTACTCATAGATATTGACAGAGAAAAAATTGCACGTTATGGTGTAAGTATTGAAGAGGTACAAAACGTATTAAAAGTAGCTGTTGGCGGTATGTCCTTAACACAAACCGTTGAAGGTCGTGAGCGTTATGGAGTTCGTGTACGTTATCCAAGAGAATTACGAGCAAATCCAACCGATTTAGAGCAAATTTATGTACCTGTTGAAAAAGGCAGTCCTGTACCTTTAAGCGAATTGGCAACCATTCGTTACGAGCAAGGTCCACAAGTCATAAAAAGTGAGGATACCTTTTTAGTAGGCTATGTGTTGTTTGATAAAATGGATGGCTATGCTGAAGTAAATGTAGTTGAAAATGCACAGGCAATGATTCAAAGCAAGATTGATGCAGGTGAATTAATTGTACCAAAAGGCATTAACTATCAATTTACAGGAACTTACGAAAACCAATTACGTGCCGAAAAAACCTTATCAGTAGTTGTACCATTAGCATTGGCTATCATCTTTTTAATTCTGTACTTCCAATTCCGTTCGGTGGGCACATCATTAATGGTTTTTACAGGTATTGCAGTAGCGTTTGCAGGTGGCTTTTTAATGATATGGCTGTACGGACAATCGTGGTTTTTAAATTTCAGTGTCTTTGGTGAAAACCTACGCGATTTATTCCAAATGCACACCATTAATTTAAGTGTCGCAGTCTGGGTAGGCTTTATTGCGCTCTTTGGTATTGCCACCGATGATGGTGTTGTAATGGCAACCTACTTAACCCAAACTTTCGATAGAAATTCACCAGAAACAAAAAAGGAAATTAGGGCTTCTATTGTAGAAGCAGGTGAAAAACGTATTAGACCGTGCTTAATGACTACAGCAACAACCATTTTAGCACTCTTGCCTGTACTAACATCAACAGGACGAGGTAGCGATATTATGATTCCTATGGCAATACCGAGTTTCGGTGGAATGTTAATCGCTTTAATCACCTTATTTGTTGTGCCAGTTTTATATAGCTGGAAAGCCGAAGTTCAACTTAAAAGAGCATCAAAATGA
- a CDS encoding AraC family transcriptional regulator — protein sequence MTARHTLTNFINKKRTYYYKAFGRGHFEEPSKDYSLEYLATESGLSQAKLQDGFKFLFKRTVTEYIRHVRLEVARNLITTTDLNISQIVYTIGFTSRSYFSKIFKEKYEITPNEFKKQLVVPVAV from the coding sequence ATTACAGCAAGGCATACCCTTACCAACTTCATTAATAAAAAGCGAACTTATTACTATAAGGCGTTTGGCAGAGGCCATTTTGAAGAACCCTCAAAAGATTACTCGTTAGAATATTTAGCTACCGAATCGGGATTATCGCAAGCCAAACTGCAAGATGGGTTTAAGTTTCTTTTTAAAAGAACCGTGACCGAATATATAAGGCACGTAAGACTTGAGGTGGCCCGCAATTTAATTACCACTACAGACCTCAATATATCACAAATTGTATATACCATTGGCTTTACCAGCAGAAGCTATTTTTCAAAAATATTCAAAGAAAAATATGAAATTACTCCCAACGAATTTAAAAAGCAACTCGTAGTACCCGTAGCAGTTTAA
- a CDS encoding hemerythrin domain-containing protein — MNIFEAIRKDHDTQRDLLDKLVQTSGDTKKRDALFKAIKNELEVHANAEERHFYKPLISNEMMQEKARHGIAEHHEIDELIEQLETTEYDSSAWLKIAKDLKEKVEHHLEDEERTFFQLAGKVFSETQKESLANDYVGYMKEHI; from the coding sequence ATGAATATTTTTGAAGCTATTAGAAAAGACCACGATACGCAAAGGGATTTGTTGGATAAGTTGGTTCAAACATCAGGCGATACTAAAAAGCGTGATGCCCTTTTTAAAGCGATTAAAAACGAATTGGAGGTGCATGCCAACGCAGAAGAAAGACATTTTTACAAACCGTTAATCAGCAATGAAATGATGCAGGAAAAAGCTAGGCATGGTATTGCAGAGCATCACGAAATTGATGAGTTAATCGAGCAACTGGAAACCACCGAATATGATTCTTCGGCATGGTTGAAAATAGCAAAAGATTTAAAAGAAAAGGTAGAGCACCACTTAGAGGACGAAGAGCGTACTTTTTTTCAATTGGCGGGAAAAGTGTTTTCAGAAACGCAAAAAGAAAGTCTGGCCAATGATTACGTTGGTTACATGAAAGAACATATATAA